Genomic window (Shewanella psychropiezotolerans):
AACTCAGATTTGCGTGAATCGGGCGCGATTGAGCAAGATGCCGACTTAATTATGTTTATCTATCGTGATGAGGTGTATAACCATGAGACTGAGCATAAAGGGGTCGCAGAAATTATTATAGGTAAGCAACGTAACGGGCCCATTGGGCGTGTTCCTTTGACTTTCCAGGGACAATTCTCTCGTTTCGATAATTATGCCGGTCCTAAGTTTGATGAAGACTAATCGTTAGCTTTTACCATAGGCAAGGCGCAAGGGTGAAGTTGCGTTTAAGCCGAGATTAATCTTGATTCACATAGCGTGCAGACAATTGATTGTTGGCATCACTCTATATAGATTCAGTGCTCATACTCATATTACAGCTTGGATCGGACCTTGGGTTTCGGTCCATTGATAAGGTCAATTTTTGAAGCCATTTCCACGTGCAGAGATCAGCTGTAAAGCGCTGAAAAATAATCTAGCTCGCTTACGGCAGATCGCGCCTTCGAGTAAAATCATGGCGGTGGTTAAAGCGAATGGTTATGGCCACGGCTTATTGAACGTGGCCCAATGCATCGAAGATGCCGATGGGTTCGGTGTGGCCCGTTTAGAAGAGGCAATAGCATTAAGAGAAGGCGGCGTGACGGCTAAACTCATCTTGCTGGAAGGCTTCTTTAGACCGGTAGACTTAACCACCTTAGTGATGAAAGATATAGAGACAGTTGTTCATAATGAGAAACAGCTGGAGATGCTAGAGCAGGCAAGCCTGTCTAAGCCTGCTAGCGTTTGGCTAAAGCTAGATACTGGCATGCACAGGTTAGGCTTCACCCCTGAGCAATTTGAGCAGGTTTATGAGCGACTACAGGCATGTCCTCAGGTGGCGAAACCTATCAAGCTGATGTCTCATTTTGCCTGCGCCGATGAGCCAGATAACCCCTACACTCAAGAACAACTGAATAAATTTAATCGTTTGGCAAAAAATTCACCGGGCGAGACTACACTAGCCAACTCGGCAGGAACTTTATATTGGCCGGATAGTCATAAGGACTGGATTCGACCGGGTATCGCCCTCTATGGCGTCTCCCCTGTGATGGGGGATCTTGGTAAGAATCATGGTCTGGAACCGGCTATGGAGCTGATATCTCAGCTGATTGCCGTGCGTGAGCATAAGGCCGGTGAGCCTGTGGGATATGGCTGCTACTGGCGAGCCAAAGCAGATACCAAGCTAGGCGTTGTCGCTATCGGTTATGGTGACGGATATCCGAGAAATGCGCCAGAGGGAACCCCTGTGTGGGTAAATGGTCGTCTAGTGCCCATAGTCGGACGCGTTTCTATGGACATGTTGACTGTCGATCTGGGATTGGACTCGAGCGACAGTATTGGCGATGAAGCCATATTGTGGGGAAGTGCCTTACCGGTAGAAGTCGTTGCCGAGCACATAGGCACCATTGCCTATGAACTCGTGACAAAATTAACACCTCGTGTTGCTGTGTGCATGGAATAAACACCTAGGTCTATTTTTTAGTTGTATCGATTCAATGAACCGGATGTTCGTAATCGAATGAGATGAATTTTGAAATACCACCATTTCCCCCTAACTGTGCTGATGCTCTTTAGTGTCATTGCCATTTTTCCTGTTGCGGCAGAAAAGCTCGCTAATCCTGGCATACGTGTTACTAGCAGTGATGTTCATGATGACGGAAATGTCATTGAACCTGTTGCCAGTGCCGATTCCGAGAGGGCAAGAGATAAATTTGAGCCTGAATTTGTCGCCGTTCCCTTTATTTTTTCAACGGAAACCTTAAGCACCACAGTCGGTGGCGCCGGGGTACTCAAGCATGCGGGGCAACCTCAAGCATCTATATTGGGTATCGGGCTCTATAGCAGCAACGACAGCTGGGTAAGTTACTTAGGGGTGAGCAATTATCAATTACCCAAGTTGGATCAATGGTTATTCTCGGGGGAGTTTTATCAGGCCAATTATAAGCAGGGGATCTATTTCGTCCCGGAAGGGTCTGGTGGGGACAATTTAGTACCTGGTGCCAGTGATTCGAGCCAAAGAGATCGTATCGTGACCGAGGGGGATGAGTCATATTCCAAAGTGCATATCAAATATGTACTGCCTTGGGGCAAGGGGGCAAATGGCGCGGCAAGAAGTCTGATGCCCTCGAAGCAAGGTGATGATTTTACTTGGGACCCAAGAGAGTCGGGTGTGACCAGCATAGAGATTACTCCTTTCGTGAAAACTCAGGAATTAGTGGGCTATGAAGATCTGCCCACTAAGGCTCAAGGGCTCGAAGTTAAACTGGATTGGGATAACCGTGATAATGGTAAAAATAGCACCAGAGGTGGGCATACAAGCCTGACATTTAGCCGTGACTTTGGTTCATCGGGTTCGTCTGATGCTGCTGACAACCGTGAAAGTTGGACGACTTGGGAATTCGAGCAGAGCGCCTTCTTTTCTCTTGGGGGAAGCTCCTGGTTTCCACAGCAGATCTTGGCGCTGAACTTCTATCTCGCCGATACGCCAACATGGAATGAATATGACTCAACTTCAAATGGTTATCATCGACCTCCTTCTTTTTCTGGAGTGAGTTTGGGTGGTTTCGAACACTTAAGAGGTTATTCCAGCAGACAGTTTGTCGGTCGTAGTGCGGTACTTTACTCTGCCGAATACCGAGTGCAACCAGAATGGCAACCCCTGCAGAGCCTGCCTATTTTTAACCTCTATGACGTACCTTGGTGGCAGTGGGTGGTATTTGCTGAAGCGGGACAAGTTGCCGACAACTTCAGTGCCAGTGAACTTCATGATGATATGAAATGGACCTTAGGCGTGGGGGCTAGATTTGAAGTAGAAAGTGTCGTGGTTAGAGCCGAATTTGCCCAAGGTGAGGGCTCCAGTCAATTTTGGGTTATGGTCAATCAGCCCTTCTAATCTTAATGATAAACGACAAGATTTCTGCTAGTTTTCGAAACAAATCTCTATGTAGGCAGAACCATGGGGGCTGGTAAATGGCATGATGATTTTTTTTCCATCGGCCTTATGTGAGATGCGATGACCGAGTCCTGCGACAACCACGGGAGTCGCCATCTCGAAATCATAGCCCTTCTCCCCCAAAATATTTTTAGCTCCACCGGTCACCATGTTGGTTATTTCACCCACGAGATCGGTGATTTCATCGTTGATCTCTCCAGGGTTTTCCCCCAACATATTTTGCATGATCTCTAAGATGAGCCCCTGTTCGAAGGTGATCGATAAGGAACCTTTGGTCTGCGGCCCGACCATACCTATCAGTCCTGATACGTCTCCCTTGGCAAGGTTATCGGTTTTTATTTTTGGCTTTCCCGGGCTGAGTTTCATGTTTGCCATTGTCGAGATGACATTCAGTAAGGATTCGAGAAAAGGATTAATGAAATTAACGTTCATAAAAAATTCCGTTGTTGGTAAGCCATTAGATATAAATTCACAACTGCTATGACTGTCGCATATACACCTTTTATAAAGCTTAGGCTATTTTTGATCTGGCTTCATTTTTTATAGAAAAGGATATTCGGGTCTCGCTTATTTCACACAAGTTTGTCTCTGACCTTGGGTCGGTGTAAAATGCGCGCCCGGCTCTGTTGGCTGGAACGTTATTCAACTTGAGCTCAGGCTCATTCTCAACCAGGCTAAAGCAATTATGTCATCATCCCTAACTTCAAATTCGGCTAAGTTATCCAAGATAAATCGCACCTTCTCCATCGCGCCTATGCTGGATTGGACTGATTTGAGGGTTTTATGAGGCTTGTGGGTGCTTGCGGGGCTCAATAGGGGCACCATTAAAAATATTCAATAAAAATGGGGTCCCGGTGTGGACCCCATTTTTGTATTGAAGGTTTTTTAATGGTCGTTGTGATCCTTAGTATCGTAGCTAATAAATATGAGCCTAGTTTTACCATACTTGTTGGAACGCAATCTGTAGGAATAGTTATAAAATTAAGGATTATAGATACATGTTTTGGTTGGTCTAGCCTGATAGAGACGAAAGGCATGTATACCAATGTTGAACTAAGCCGCAGCGCGGAGTCTAAAAAACGCTCAATTGAGTGCATAACTCACATTGAATCAGCTAG
Coding sequences:
- the alr gene encoding alanine racemase — protein: MKPFPRAEISCKALKNNLARLRQIAPSSKIMAVVKANGYGHGLLNVAQCIEDADGFGVARLEEAIALREGGVTAKLILLEGFFRPVDLTTLVMKDIETVVHNEKQLEMLEQASLSKPASVWLKLDTGMHRLGFTPEQFEQVYERLQACPQVAKPIKLMSHFACADEPDNPYTQEQLNKFNRLAKNSPGETTLANSAGTLYWPDSHKDWIRPGIALYGVSPVMGDLGKNHGLEPAMELISQLIAVREHKAGEPVGYGCYWRAKADTKLGVVAIGYGDGYPRNAPEGTPVWVNGRLVPIVGRVSMDMLTVDLGLDSSDSIGDEAILWGSALPVEVVAEHIGTIAYELVTKLTPRVAVCME
- a CDS encoding BamA/TamA family outer membrane protein, whose product is MLFSVIAIFPVAAEKLANPGIRVTSSDVHDDGNVIEPVASADSERARDKFEPEFVAVPFIFSTETLSTTVGGAGVLKHAGQPQASILGIGLYSSNDSWVSYLGVSNYQLPKLDQWLFSGEFYQANYKQGIYFVPEGSGGDNLVPGASDSSQRDRIVTEGDESYSKVHIKYVLPWGKGANGAARSLMPSKQGDDFTWDPRESGVTSIEITPFVKTQELVGYEDLPTKAQGLEVKLDWDNRDNGKNSTRGGHTSLTFSRDFGSSGSSDAADNRESWTTWEFEQSAFFSLGGSSWFPQQILALNFYLADTPTWNEYDSTSNGYHRPPSFSGVSLGGFEHLRGYSSRQFVGRSAVLYSAEYRVQPEWQPLQSLPIFNLYDVPWWQWVVFAEAGQVADNFSASELHDDMKWTLGVGARFEVESVVVRAEFAQGEGSSQFWVMVNQPF
- a CDS encoding chemotaxis protein CheX, yielding MNVNFINPFLESLLNVISTMANMKLSPGKPKIKTDNLAKGDVSGLIGMVGPQTKGSLSITFEQGLILEIMQNMLGENPGEINDEITDLVGEITNMVTGGAKNILGEKGYDFEMATPVVVAGLGHRISHKADGKKIIMPFTSPHGSAYIEICFEN